The Canis lupus dingo isolate Sandy chromosome 18, ASM325472v2, whole genome shotgun sequence genome includes the window ACCATCATGATCAAGGTGCACACGTTCCCTCTCTTTGCTATCCGGCCTATGTACCTGGCCATGAGGtaagcccagctcagcccagcccagcctgcctGACCCATACCTAATCCTACCCCATCACTCAACTTTCACTGAAACTGTCCTTTCAGACAGTTCAAGAAGGCTGTGACAGATGCCATCATGTCTCGCCGAGCTATCCGCAACATGAACACACTGTAAGTGGGCCGCTTTAGTGGTTCTCCCAAGCTCTGCCCCAGGttctcccatctctgcctctggtCTTGACATATCCTTGGACCATCCTAATTAGGTATCCAGATGCCACCCCAGAGGAACTCCAGGCAATGGACAATGTCTGCATCATCTGCCGAGAAGAGATGGTGACTGGTGCCAAGAGACTGCCCTGCAACCACATTTTCCACACCAGGTAggagggggcccggggagccTGACACCAAGGAATACGGTGTGGAAGGCAGGCCCCCAGGGACCGCTGACCATTGCCTGGTCTTGACTCCCAGCTGCCTGCGTTCCTGGTTCCAACGGCAGCAGACCTGCCCTACCTGCCGTATGGACGTCCTTCGGGCATCACTGCCAACCCAGTCACCACCGCCTCCTGAACCTGCGGATCAGGGGCCACCAGCGGCTGCTCACCCCCCAccactcctgccccagccccccaacTGTGAGTGGCCCCCTCATTTGGCCATTCAACACACTCCGTTGAGTACTTGCCCTGAGCTGGGTATGGGAAATGCTGACGTGAATCAGACTCCCTGTTCTTCAGCCCAGTCTAGGTGGGGGAGAGGGTCATAGAGAGGAACATCAGTGGCTTGTAATCACGTGCTGAGCTCAGAGAGGCCTGTGAGAGCAGGGATAGAGTTCCTAAAGTTCCTAACAGTCAGCCCCTTGCATATATTTGCATTGATCTCACTTTGGACCTCTTCTCACTGCCCCGTTCTCTCGCAGTCCCAcagggcctcctgcctccctttcctCCAGGCATGTTCCCGCTGTGGCCCCCCATGGGCCCCTTCCCACCTGTCCCACCTCCCCCCAGCTCAGGAGAGCCTGTGGCCCCACCATCTACCAGTGCAGGTGAGTCCTTTGGGTACTGAGACAGCCAAGGGGTGGCAGGAATGGAAGCAGAGGTCTCTTAACTTCCTATTCTTACTCTCCAGCAGCCCTTTCTCGGCCCAATGGAGCAGCCACAACCACAGCTGCTTCTGCTGCCTCTGCCTCggcccctggctctgcccccacccctgaggctggccccaccccaggcttccccttccctccaccctggATGGGCATGCCGCTGCCTCCACCCTTTGGTGAGCTGAGCCACTCTCAGGGTTAATCTGGAGGGTAGGGGGTGTTAGGCCcaggctgagcctctgcctctctccagccTTCCCCCCAATGCCCGTGCCCCCTGCGGGCTTTGCTGGGCTGACCCCGGAGGAGCTGCGGGCTCTGGAAGGCCATGAGCGGCAGCACCTGGAGGCTCGGCTGCAGAGCCTGCGCAACATCCACACACTGCTGGATGCCGCCATGCTGCAGATCAACCAGTACCTCACTGTGCTCGCCTCCTTGGGGTATGTCTGTTCCAGgtacggggggcgggggggggggggtgggcgaCGGCAGCGTAGAGCTGCCAACAGAAGGCCCCTGGCCAGGGTTCtcggtctttttcttttctgccactCCGTGACGCCTATGGATTCAGGCCAACCTATCTGTAGACAGACTAGGATCCCCAGGTTCTTGAGGCCTCTGTCACAGGACTGATGTTCATTAGAGAGCTAATTTTGAGTTTTgctcctttatatttttctaaagtcaAATTACTCCTAATTCTCAGTGCTTTAGTTCATCATGCGTACGCTTCTCACATATGGTGACCCTGTGCCTGGGAACAAATGCCCCTGATCTGAGACAGTATATAAAAAAGTTGCCCAGAGCCAGCCTGGCCAAAGTTCAAGTCGTGGTCCCACCACTCACTTGTTTGGTGACCACTATCACCTTAGTTGAATAGATGGGTTCTAAGTCCTGTGCACAGGTCACATGcacagagtgcctggcacacagcagtgACGGCACAGCCTGGGAGGGGAGCTTGAGTCTGAGATTTGAGTGTGTACAGAGCCCGGCACCCCATTAGAAATGGCAGTTTAATAGTGAACGAGGCCTGCAAGTGGTCTACAGTCCATCTGTAGTATGGAATCACGAGAACTCACACATATTCTTGTGTCTGCTGCTAAGTCAGGCTGCAGAGGTACATCAGTGCTGACTCTACCCTACAATGCTCACAAGGGACCAAAAAGTATGCCCAGTTGTGCCTGGATATCAAGGCCTcacctgcttctacctcttctCTTCCTAGTCCACCCCGGCTGGCCACCTCAGTCAGCCCCACTGAGGAGCCTGCCCCTGTGGTTGTCACTGCTGCCTCCCCCACCAGCATCCCCAGCTCGGAGGCCACCACACCATCCCCAGGAGCTTCCTCACCAACCCCTGAGCCTGAAAAGCCTCCAGGTAGCCTGAGTCAGCCTCGGAAGCGGGGGGTAGGGAGTGGGGAAGGAACTTCTGTAGGTTCCACTTCTGAACTCTGTCACCAGCTCCTGAGTCAATGGGCACAGAGGAGCTGCTTGaggatggggagcctgatgcagcagagctccgccgccgccgcctgcaaAAGTTGGAGTCCCCTGTTGCCCACTGACACTACCCTGGTCCCACCCCTGCCTCCACTCTCCTGAGCAGCCCTTGCTGTAACATGTCCTGCCACCAAGTGCCCACTCCCTCTATCTGCACCAGGGAGTAAGAACCCCAAGCTCTGAGACAAAGGAGGCAGCATCCCCTAGGCCAAATGGAAAGAAGCCTGAGGCCCCAGTTGACTCCAGCCCTTCCAGTCCCAGGCAGCCATGGGGACCTCGGGTTAGTCCCAGCCTTTCTCTCCCACCCTTCAGCCTGTCCTGCTGGGGCCGTGAAGGCAGAGAGGCATAGTCTCTGAGAAGCCCCCTACACCCTCACTCCTCTCTGGGAGAAGGGGTTGCTCCTCCAAGCCTCacttttgtgtgtgcgtgtgtgtgtgtgaagtcgCTTCAGTGCTAAAACAGTATTAGCTCCCCAATCCCATGTGTGAACTTCAGGAGCTGGAGGCAGACCAGGAACTTGCTCCCTGGGCCACCCACCAAGACTGGTACTGACGTCCCTTTTGACTCTAAACTCCCTATGAGCCCTTTGTGATGGTGGCTGTGTCACTTCTGCCCTGTGGTGTTTCCGTGTCTTACAACTGCACAGCTCAGGGAAAGgagtgctgggggtggaggagcaggTGGGCAGCCTTGAGgcaccctgcccttccccccaggtCCCTCTCTCCCTGCAGTTTATAAAGTGAGACTGTTCCTAGTCTCACCCAGCAACCACTGCCCGGCCTCACTCCAGGCTGAGGGCTCATGTCTGCTCCTGAACCACTGCAAGCCTGAGAATCTGTGGAAGGTCACTTCTCAACTACAGAAATTTGAGTTTTGAAGAATTGGAATTACTTCCTTGCTGTTGTTTTTTGGCttaaatttttgtctttgaacTTGAAATCTTGACCCTAAGAAAGAGGAGCAGGAGTGTCAGGCTCCTCCTGGTCTTTCCAGTTTAGAAAAGGCACTGGGCCAGGTAGGGACCACAGGAGCCGAGGTCTGCCTGCCCCTGTCTTTTTTTACCCTCGGTTCTGTGTTACAAGAGTTGCTGGAGACAGTTTCAGATgattatttaatttgtaaatattgtaCAAATTTTAATAGCTTAAATTGTATATACAGCCTAATAAAGACTCGCATTAACAACTGGTGGAGCTGGTGTCATGGGATCAGTGTGCCAGGCTGCTTTTTCTTGCTCAGGCTGCAGACTTGAGAATCCCCAGGAACGTGGATTTAGACAAGCCATTAAACAATTGTGAAGATGTCCCCATTTtccatatgaagaaactgagccccAAGTCATAGAACAAGTAGGGGAGCCATGCTTTGAACCTTGTTCCTAACTAGTTTGAGGGTGGGCACTCAGGCCTCTGACCTTTGTAACTCCCAAGGGTGGGGCAAGTGTGAAGGATCATTGGCTGGGGTGGAATGGGATGGCAGGGGCAAACGGCCAGCATCTTTCTTCCTGCAAAGCCCCTGTCCAGCCTTGATAAAGAGGCCAGCAAGCTGGAAAGGCAGGCTGGGagctcccaggcacccccttgTGGACACAACAGCTAAAGCTAATCACAGCTTCCCGGGGCTAGAAATACTGTCAGGCCCAAATCCTGCCTAGAATGGCAGAGGTGACTGGGCCTTCTACTCCACGGGTAAAAAGAATGAGCCCAGGGGCTGCCATGGGCGTTCTATGTCTGTACCAGCATTGCACTTGGAACTGAAGATCTCTGGGACCCAGGCCTGAGTCCTCTGTGTTCTCCATAGCCTCTACCAAACCAGGTCTGACCTGGAGCCTCAGGAATGTCTGCAGCAGTGAGGGTCTGAGGGACTAAGAAGGAATGTGCTCAGTGGGTTTACCCTGTGCTACCCTCCCCTAAACAGGGTTGGGCTATTACTTCCACTAGAGGGGCAGTTGTCAACCTCCAGAATTTGAACAGCAGAACCCAATGAGCTCTGATGAAGGCAGGGTCACCAATGTCACACAGCCCTCTCCCACTGCTGGCACCTGTGAAGAGAGTCCCATTACCCCTTAATATGAGCAAGGCCTGCTCTGAAGCTCTGAAGCCCTTTAGCCTAacttcctctgccctgcccaaGCTCTTAGGCCTGGCGTTTATACCTCCTGTCCTAATTGCTCCAACAGCCATCCCCCTCCTTCCAAGACACCCCTAAACTCTAGTCTGTGGGGGATGCTATTATTCAGGCTGCTCAGCTGAGCCTCAGAAGCCCTTCTCCAGGAGCCAGGCTTTGAGCTGCTGGTCAAAGTAGCCTTTGACCCGTAAGGTACCTGTCACCTCATTGATCTGGGTGACAGGTGTCTTCCCCAGCAGTAGACTCAGAAAATCTTCCACATccttctgcagggcctggagagggagagtggaggaaggggagatGACAAATCAAACCTGGTCAGTTCATCCCCTCTAGTAGACCCCCATTCCTTCAGCCTTGAAAACGTCAAAATCAGACCTGACCCATGCCCTCACTTACCCAGATGTCTCCCTCCACCTTTCGGATCACAGTCATCTGGCGGTTGCCATGTGTGATGTCCTTGTAGACAGGGATGTTGTGCATTCGAGAGCGCCGCACAAAGTAGGGCAGGTTGGGTGGGGGGTCTGTTATATGGAAGAATGACAAGTCAAATCTTCCCAGGCCCACCTTAGCAAACACCCTTCCCCTCAGTCTACAGAGAATCCGCGCACCCAATGGTAAAGCCACCTCTAGATCTCATGAAGACCTGCTctttcgggggatccctgggtggctcagcagtttagcacctgcctttggcccagggtgtgatcctggagacccaggattgagtctcatgtcaggctccctgcatggagcctgcttctccctctgcctgtgtctctgcctctctctccccatgtctatcatgaattaaaaaaaaaaaaaaaaaagaaaaaagacctgcTCTTTCCCTAAATTTAGAGCCAGGACCAGCTGCTGGTTCACCCCGGTAACCTCACAGGCCCAGTGCCGGGTGTGACAGCAGAAGGTGCTCAAGAAAAAATGAAGTTAGGGCCATGCCTCCATGGATCTTTAGGTCCTTCATCTGGGACCAATCCTTGTACTTCTCCCCTGGGTCATGGAGGCTAATACCAATCtccaacacaaagaaatggggatTTACAGCACTGAACACCTACTACCACATAcagggctctgtgctaagtgctttatgtacTGTGcagattatctccattttgctgaAACTGAGGTTGGGAGAAGCTAAGTGACTAACTCATGATCACACTGACAATGAACAGCAGAGCCAAATTCGAACCCAGAATTGCCCAACTCCCAAGCTCTGTTCCCAATTACGCTATAAGGCCtactggggtaggggtggggtcgAACCTCTTAGGTGTTCTCTCTATGCTTCATTTTTCCTGAATGGGAAGACCTCATCCTGGCAGTGTGAATGGACCGGTACTAGTGAAACAGGGCTGCATTCCCAGGCCCGCCCTTGAACATGAGACAGATGCTAAGCCCTTAGAGACCTCAACACAAATCCTGAACCCACTGTGGAATCCCAGAGCCTCAACTGGTGAGGTAGACCACTAGGGAGGGGGAGGTTTTCCTGTAAACTTCATGCCATCACCATTGCCCAGCTCACCTCTGGGTGGCTGCCAACCACTAGGAGTGGGATAATGTTCGTGCTTCGGGGGCTCCGGGATGCTGGTAGGGGGTAACAGGCGTTCCACAAACTGGTATTCATCCACAGACTCCACAAAGCTGGGGTAATCAGGAGGCCCCTGGGTCTGGCTCTGAGGCCAAAAACAAGAATAAGCAACCATTGCTCCCATCAGCCCATCCACCACACACCCACCCCACACAGAAGAGGGAgaacttaagtaaaaaaaaaagaaacactacaGGTGCAAAGAATGGCATAAATAAAAGCCTGGAGGTAGGAAAGCATCAGACTTAAGTTTGCCAGGGTAGAGGTGAGACTGGAAAAATTCAAGCACTCGGAAGAGCCCTCCTCTCTTGGGATTTCTCTGGGTCTCAAAAGCCAAAGCCAATTTACTGTAAGTCTGACCAATATACCATTTTTCAGTATCTTAAAGTCTCCTCTAAACATcctacacagggatccctgggtggtgcagcggtttagcgcctgcctttggcccacggctcgatctggagacccgggatcgagtcccacgtcgggctcccggtgcatggagcctgcttctccctctgcctgtgtctctgcctctctctctctctctctctctctctctctctttgactatcataaataaataaaatttttttttaaagtttaaaaaaaataaacatcctaCACAAATATTATAGTTCTGGATTGGACACTTCAGCAACCGTGATAACTTCAGCAAGTCACAATCATCCGATGTGACCCTCGCTTTTCTGGAACATTTTGGCCTCGTATAAACACCACTAAGCACTGGACTACAAGTATTAAGGGTACAGTTTTGACTTGATTTTTACAATGAATACAAGTTAGGTATTTTATTACTCCCTTTttccatctaaaataaaataagacattaatAATCTACCTAGGGTAACTCTCCGCAATCCGTCCTCCCATCCTCCAGCCTGAAGATCCTTCTTGGACATTTCTCCCAAAAGATACCCTGGAGTCCTGACAGGCCCCGGAGTAACGAGAAGAGGGAAGCGGGATGAAGTAGCCTGTACATCATGAACTCTAGGTTCCCATTAGTGTCGCCAATGATCTGGGGTCGACCCCTACCTAACCTGTGGAACAGtagcccttttaaaaaattagcaggaGTTAACGCTGCCCCTCCCAGTTCTGACTAACCTACGTTGTCCACCAATCAGGTTCTACGCCCCACACACCGAAACGCGCTGCAGGCTTTGCCTCTATCTTGTATCAGAGCTCCAGAGTTACAGGAATAACAAGACTGAAAGCAGCCCTCGTCCTCCACCTCCCGGCTGAGCGTTCTCACCAGCCGCCGTAGCCTGCAGCCCGGCGGGACGCCGGTTCTCCACCCTCTCAGCGTAGCGCGGAACACGGCCGCGGCCATCTTGAACTGCTCCCGTACACTGGCCGCCTGCGCGCGCAACCAGCTACGTCCCGCCCCTTCCTGGGCGCACCGCCTGGGACCGAAAGAACGCCTGCGCAGGCGTGAAGAGGCGGAGCTAAGCCCGCACAAAAACCTAAGGCCCTAGCGGTCGCTCCACAGTGACGTGGCACGCAGCAGACGGTGAGGACGTACGCGCCCttgccccttcctctttctcGACTCCATCTTCGCGGTAGCTGTTGCGGTGTCCGCGGTTCAGGTAATATTTCGGCCGTTGCTGGATCTGTAGGGCTTAATACCAGGTCGGCCGCGAGGTCAGAGAGCGCGGTGAAAATAGAGGGAGAGGATCTGCTTTGAGAGTCAGCTTCCGGTCCTCAGCCGACCTCACTGGCAGGCCCGGCCTTATCCACGTGAGATCCCGCGACCACCTACATCCCAGCGCGATCGGTCCCTGCCTGCCaccttcccccaaccccttctCTGCCAGAGCGTTCGTCTCTTACAAGCCTTTCCTTCTTCAGTCGCCGACATGCAGCTCTTTGTCCGCGCCCAGGAGCTACACACCCTCGAGGTGACCGGCCAGGAGACGGTCGCCCAAATCAAGGTAAGGCTGCGTGGTGCTTCCCGGGCATCGCCCTCTGGGGGGACGATGAAGAAGCCTTCCTGAGTTCTTCAGTCTCGCCCCCCGCGGGATCGCCGATGAGTCCTATTTTTCCCCGTAGGCTCATGTAGCCTCGCTGGAGGGCATCGCCCCGGAAGATCAAGTCCTGCTCCTGGCAGGCTCGCCTCTAGAGGATGAGGCTACCCTAGGTCAGTGTGGAGTGGAGGCTCTGACCACCCTGGAGGTAGCCGGCCGCATGCTTGGAGGTGAGTTGGGGAGCATAGTCCTTGGAAATGTTTGTAAGCCCATAATGAGTGTGGAGTGTGGAGTTCAGTATCCTCAACTCAGGGTGGTTCTTCCTGTTTACCTCCCTCATTGAGAGGTCCTTGGGAGACTGAGCCAGAGTGtagttttatttcagttacttaCCCTGTTTTCTCACAAAAATCAAGTCAGACTAGATTCCTGGAAGTGTTTTTCACTTCTTGTGTTTAAAGTCAGGGGCTTGAAGATCCTGAACTGAAACCTTGGAATGTACCATAGAAAACACTCTCGGCCAGAGGTTATATCTCTACAACTTTGTTCTCATTCCTTGTTGGTCTGGTTTCTTTAAAGACTTGAGTTGAGGAAGAAAGGATTCTGCCGGGCGGGTCCTTCTTGCACTCCTAACTGTCCTTTGACTGTTCCCACCCCAGGTAAAGTCCATGGTTCCCTGGCCCGTGCTGGGAAAGTAAGAGGGCAGACTCCCAAGGTAGGTGAAAGTATTAGCGGGGTGTTTAgactttgggttttgttgttgttgttgttgttgtgttttgtttatttgtgaggggtttttatgcattttgttttaaatcaaagCTAAGCCAAGCAAGACCTTTGGTCTTTCCTCTGTCTGTCTTCTCCCTCTAGAATTAAGACTGAGGGAATGCATGAAAGGTCAGCCAAGGTTTGATCATCCCTCCCTTTTCCCAGGTGGCcaaacaggagaaaaagaagaagaagacaggcCGAGCCAAGCGACGAATGCAGTACAACCGACGCTTTGTCAATGTTGTGCCCACCTTTGGCAAGAAGAAGGGCCCCAATGCCAACTCTTAAGTCCGTTGTAATCCTGGCTCTCCCCAATAAAGCCACTTGGTTCAGTCATCTCATTGTTTCATCTTCACACGCAGAGCCTCAGGAAGATACACAGATACACGGTTTCTAGGGCTGGTGTGTTCATTAGAACATTGAGGCCTGAATCTTAATTCTTGCCACTGTCAAGTTGGAAGATGCAGGGGCTCTTGGCTAGGATGGAGAAGAAATGATAAACTCCATAAGAAAAGGCTTACCATGAGAATTGGTAATCCAAAGATAGTaacttaaagatatatttacttgagggaggggcagaggaagaaaatctaaAAGCAGACCCCCATCTGAGCATGGGGTTGGACACAGTTCCAtctcaagatctgagctgaaacccagagtaagacgtttaaacaactgagctgcccaggcaccctgttCTTGTTCTTTAAACAGACTAACAATTCTCAGGAGGATTATGAAGACATCAGTAGAGGAGTTTGAGTAAAAAGACCTATCAGGGAAGGCTAATCTGACCTTTCCTGAACTTGAGACCAGCTATGACTTTAATGGAGTCCAGGGCAGGGATCTAGTCTGTACCTATTTGGGAAAGTGTGGGCCAACCCTATTGGGTAGAGGCCAGTGCCAGCCCTAAAAGAGTTTGCCTAGGgcagaacaaaagaaatacacaGGTTGAATACTCTGgagggggggggatccctgggtggtggcGTCAGAGGAGAGACTTTCTGCCAGGAGGTAGTGGGATGGCCTGTAGTTAAGGGAGAGGGGTGGAGTTAGGGGAATGTGTGGAACTTTTAGTAGCTATCCCTTGTAAGCAGCTCATTGGTCAGCTAGGGCTATGGTGATGTGGATTGCTAATGGGCCTATTTTGGCCCGGTGGTCACTATGGGCCCTTCTACCTTATCCGGGCttccattgctcaagcctgttgcCTAAAAGTAGTCTCTAGAATGTTGCCTGCCTGATTATGTTAACACTAAGCTTGTTTGTACCTCCACCTGACTAGCTAGCTTCCTTAACCTAATCACAGCTTAGGATGGTGGGTTGGTTAGTTGAGTGTTCTGGGAGTGGAATTCTCTGGGACTCGTGAGGTTCCCCTAGTAACATGGATCTCCTCTCATTTTGCTAAATTTTTTATGCTGCTGATTCTTGAAATACAGTGTAACATAAGTAAACACCTTAGATCCGGGCTTGGACTGCCTTGAATTTGAAtccttccttctgattttctgaCCTTAAACAACTTACTTGATTTCTGCCATCACAGCTTGAGAGTTGCTGTGAAGAATAAAAGATATGAAGGGCTTAGATTCAGAATCCTCCAGCTAGCAAATGTGCAAACATATAGCCTATTTTTATCTctagtaatctttttaaaaagagacctggtgggcagccccagtggcccagcagtttagcgctgccttcagcctggggtttgatcctggagacccggggttaagtcccacatccggttccctgcatggagcctgcttctccctctgcctgtctctctgcctctctatgtcgtgaattaaaaaaaaaaaaaagattgaaatattaATGGTGGTACAATGAAAGGGACTGTGGAGTTGGACAGACATCCTAGGGAAGGCCTCTGAATCTGGGGTGTATGAGGCCTGAAACCTATCAGATAATGGAAGAGGTCCAGCCCAGGGGACTGTGTGCAGAGCTGTGTGGTTCATCAGACATGGAGAGGAGGAGTTCAGGTCTGAGTCCAAGTGCAATGAAGAGTTACCAAGTACAGGGAAGGGTTTAAGCCAGGGCCTGATGTGATCATGTGATCTGACTGGTGATCCAATTTGTGGCTGATTTTTCTGAACAGCTGGCAAGAAAGGGAGCCAGTTAAGGGACTAGTAGCTGAGACTGGTAATGGGGATGTAGAAAATGAAGGGACTTGAAGGTCATCAAATCcatccagatcttttttttttttttaacttttatttatttatgatagtcacagagagagagagagaggcagagacctaggcagagggagaagcaggctccaagcaccgggagcccaacgtgggattcgatcctgggtctccaggatcgtgccctgggccaaaggcaggcgctaaaccgctgtgccacccagggatctccatccAGATCTTGATAAATAGATGATCCATGTAGAAATAACGACAAGGTATTATGAAGGTCGAACTTACTGGGATgggactgttgtgcccaagattgtgaatccgagaaaaccaccaaggagctgacacggATGCAAGCACAtaagggtttattaacaagcttgagcttgggtccaagtatacctgacacagtgaagcagggacttggaccctgaggtgggttacagctgggtttctatgggctggtctaggggtaAGGGGGGGGGTTTCAGTAAGGGTGGGGGTGTGAGAATCTCCAGTAAAGAGGTCTCACAAGCTCttgcttccttattcttttttttttttttaatttttatgtatttatgatagtcatcagagagagagagagagaggcagagacacaggcagagcgagaagcaggccccatgcaccgggagcccgacgtgggattcaatcccgggtctccaggatcgcgccctgggccaaaggcaggcgccaaaccgctgcgccacccagggatcccttgcttcCTTATTCTGATAAGGGCatgctttgtggtttttttctgtAGCTGGGGTAGAGTTCAGTACCTGGTCACAGTGGCCTGAGATGGCTGCCCAAGGTGcaatggctgtacttgtgccaaTGTTAAACTTGAATGGCcctaattttctcggcctccacaggaCTAGATGTGAGGGACTAAAGAACCAGAGCTCACTTCCCCGGGTGCCATGGATCAAGGCCTCAAACGAAGTTCCATCAGGCGAGGGATCCCATCTCTGCTCCTCGTGTTTTGGCACATAGCATGGATTCGGTACTAAAAGTCGGATGAACCGGGGCAGCcgggctggctcagcggtttagcgccgccttcagcccagggcgtgatcctggagacccgggatctagtcccacgtcgggctccctgcatggagcctgcttctcccccgccccccccgtatctgtctctcataaataaataaataaacaaacaaataaataaataacatctttaaaaaaaataaaggtcggATGAACCATGGATTTGGAGGGGAAACCAAACAGGAGCTCAGTTAcctgttctttcttctcaagAGGGGAAACACCTCCAAAAACAGAGTCTCGGCCACGTAGTCCATATTCACCCTATTTCTACATCTCGCTTTACTGGTCTCTGTCCCGTAGGAGAACGGCTGCCCCTCAGCTCAACACGCCTCCTTCCCCAGGGCCCTGCGCAATTAGTGGCCCGAGTAGGGCCTCACGAAGATCGACTCCCCAAGGGCGTTTTATAGCGCTCAAAAAGGAGCCACTGGGGGGCGGGCGGGCACCAGCGGAGCTCCGGCTGCGCACCAGCCCCCTCGACCCACGCCGGCGCCGGCTCGAGCGCTACT containing:
- the SYVN1 gene encoding E3 ubiquitin-protein ligase synoviolin isoform X1 — its product is MHLVRSTRRPAGSEVSHPRSSGSQGVGSVVNRSRLRSLGDRAGSLRWAPAGLQAGAMFRTAVMMAASLALTGAVVAHAYYLKHQFYPTVVYLTKSSPSMAVLYIQAFVLVFLLGKVMGKVFFGQLRAAEMEHLLERSWYAVTETCLAFTVFRDDFSPRFVALFTLLLFLKCFHWLAEDRVDFMERSPNISWLFHCRIVSLMFLLGILDFLFVSHAYHSILTRGASVQLVFGFEYAILMTMVLTIFIKYVLHSVDLQSENPWDNKAVYMLYTELFTGFIKVLLYMAFMTIMIKVHTFPLFAIRPMYLAMRQFKKAVTDAIMSRRAIRNMNTLYPDATPEELQAMDNVCIICREEMVTGAKRLPCNHIFHTSCLRSWFQRQQTCPTCRMDVLRASLPTQSPPPPEPADQGPPAAAHPPPLLPQPPNFPQGLLPPFPPGMFPLWPPMGPFPPVPPPPSSGEPVAPPSTSAAALSRPNGAATTTAASAASASAPGSAPTPEAGPTPGFPFPPPWMGMPLPPPFAFPPMPVPPAGFAGLTPEELRALEGHERQHLEARLQSLRNIHTLLDAAMLQINQYLTVLASLGYVCSSPPRLATSVSPTEEPAPVVVTAASPTSIPSSEATTPSPGASSPTPEPEKPPGSTSELCHQLLSQWAQRSCLRMGSLMQQSSAAAACKSWSPLLPTDTTLVPPLPPLS
- the SYVN1 gene encoding E3 ubiquitin-protein ligase synoviolin isoform X5 — encoded protein: MHLVRSTRRPAGSEVSHPRSSGSQGVGSVVNRSRLRSLGDRAGSLRWAPAGLQAGAMFRTAVMMAASLALTGAVVAHAYYLKHQFYPTVVYLTKSSPSMAVLYIQAFVLVFLLGKVMGKVFFGQLRAAEMEHLLERSWYAVTETCLAFTVFRDDFSPRFVALFTLLLFLKCFHWLAEDRVDFMERSPNISWLFHCRIVSLMFLLGILDFLFVSHAYHSILTRGASVQLVFGFEYAILMTMVLTIFIKYVLHSVDLQSENPWDNKAVYMLYTELFTGFIKVLLYMAFMTIMIKVHTFPLFAIRPMYLAMRQFKKAVTDAIMSRRAIRNMNTLYPDATPEELQAMDNVCIICREEMVTGAKRLPCNHIFHTSCLRSWFQRQQTCPTCRMDVLRASLPTQSPPPPEPADQGPPAAAHPPPLLPQPPNFPQGLLPPFPPGMFPLWPPMGPFPPVPPPPSSGEPVAPPSTSAAALSRPNGAATTTAASAASASAPGSAPTPEAGPTPGFPFPPPWMGMPLPPPFAFPPMPVPPAGFAGLTPEELRALEGHERQHLEARLQSLRNIHTLLDAAMLQINQYLTVLASLGPPRLATSVSPTEEPAPVVVTAASPTSIPSSEATTPSPGASSPTPEPEKPPGSTSELCHQLLSQWAQRSCLRMGSLMQQSSAAAACKSWSPLLPTDTTLVPPLPPLS
- the SYVN1 gene encoding E3 ubiquitin-protein ligase synoviolin isoform X7; the encoded protein is MHLVRSTRRPAGSEVSHPRSSGSQGVGSVVNRSRLRSLGDRAGSLRWAPAGLQAGAMFRTAVMMAASLALTGAVVAHAYYLKHQFYPTVVYLTKSSPSMAVLYIQAFVLVFLLGKVMGKVFFGQLRAAEMEHLLERSWYAVTETCLAFTVFRDDFSPRFVALFTLLLFLKCFHWLAEDRVDFMERSPNISWLFHCRIVSLMFLLGILDFLFVSHAYHSILTRGASVQLVFGFEYAILMTMVLTIFIKYVLHSVDLQSENPWDNKAVYMLYTELFTGFIKVLLYMAFMTIMIKVHTFPLFAIRPMYLAMRQFKKAVTDAIMSRRAIRNMNTLYPDATPEELQAMDNVCIICREEMVTGAKRLPCNHIFHTSCLRSWFQRQQTCPTCRMDVLRASLPTQSPPPPEPADQGPPAAAHPPPLLPQPPNFPQGLLPPFPPGMFPLWPPMGPFPPVPPPPSSGEPVAPPSTSAAALSRPNGAATTTAASAASASAPGSAPTPEAGPTPGFPFPPPWMGMPLPPPFAFPPMPVPPAGFAGLTPEELRALEGHERQHLEARLQSLRNIHTLLDAAMLQINQYLTVLASLGYVCSSPPRLATSVSPTEEPAPVVVTAASPTSIPSSEATTPSPGASSPTPEPEKPPAPESMGTEELLEDGEPDAAELRRRRLQKLESPVAH
- the SYVN1 gene encoding E3 ubiquitin-protein ligase synoviolin isoform X8, which translates into the protein MHLVRSTRRPAGSEVSHPRSSGSQGVGSVVNRSRLRSLGDRAGSLRWAPGLQAGAMFRTAVMMAASLALTGAVVAHAYYLKHQFYPTVVYLTKSSPSMAVLYIQAFVLVFLLGKVMGKVFFGQLRAAEMEHLLERSWYAVTETCLAFTVFRDDFSPRFVALFTLLLFLKCFHWLAEDRVDFMERSPNISWLFHCRIVSLMFLLGILDFLFVSHAYHSILTRGASVQLVFGFEYAILMTMVLTIFIKYVLHSVDLQSENPWDNKAVYMLYTELFTGFIKVLLYMAFMTIMIKVHTFPLFAIRPMYLAMRQFKKAVTDAIMSRRAIRNMNTLYPDATPEELQAMDNVCIICREEMVTGAKRLPCNHIFHTSCLRSWFQRQQTCPTCRMDVLRASLPTQSPPPPEPADQGPPAAAHPPPLLPQPPNFPQGLLPPFPPGMFPLWPPMGPFPPVPPPPSSGEPVAPPSTSAAALSRPNGAATTTAASAASASAPGSAPTPEAGPTPGFPFPPPWMGMPLPPPFAFPPMPVPPAGFAGLTPEELRALEGHERQHLEARLQSLRNIHTLLDAAMLQINQYLTVLASLGYVCSSPPRLATSVSPTEEPAPVVVTAASPTSIPSSEATTPSPGASSPTPEPEKPPAPESMGTEELLEDGEPDAAELRRRRLQKLESPVAH